A DNA window from Sporohalobacter salinus contains the following coding sequences:
- the mtaB gene encoding tRNA (N(6)-L-threonylcarbamoyladenosine(37)-C(2))-methylthiotransferase MtaB, protein MKQVAFYTLGCKVNQYDTEAMITLFTAAGYELVDFAEKADIYIINTCTVTHQGARKSRQMIRRAKRRNPQAIVAVVGCYPQVSPEEILEIDGVDLIVGTEGRREILDLIKQVKRADEPLNFVQDVSEVEEFEEIPIDKAEERTRASLKVQDGCDSFCAYCIIPYTRGSIRSRGIEDAVKEAKRLVSNGFKEIVLTGIHLGAYGREREEEFNLVTLLEELIKISDLKRIRLSSIEATEVTSDLIDLIAEEEKLCRHLHLPLQNGSDKILEAMNRDYNAKQYADKVAEIRNKIPQIAITTDVMVGFPGETEEDFETTYQLIKELAFSDLHVFKYSKREGTPAAKFPNQVHSKVKKKRSAKLRDLADDLASEYRKKFLGIELDVLVEEERDGRTDLLTGLTDNYLRVMIDDNDQYQEELVDVKLKELREDYLIGEIKKD, encoded by the coding sequence ATGAAGCAGGTTGCATTCTATACTTTAGGCTGCAAAGTTAATCAGTATGATACAGAAGCTATGATTACCCTCTTTACAGCGGCCGGCTATGAATTAGTTGACTTTGCTGAAAAAGCAGACATTTATATTATAAATACCTGTACAGTCACTCACCAGGGAGCCCGTAAATCCCGGCAGATGATCCGCAGGGCTAAGCGACGTAATCCTCAGGCAATAGTGGCAGTTGTAGGTTGTTATCCTCAGGTATCGCCAGAAGAGATTTTAGAAATTGATGGAGTTGATTTGATAGTAGGAACTGAGGGACGCAGAGAGATACTTGATTTGATTAAGCAGGTTAAACGGGCTGATGAGCCTTTGAATTTTGTTCAGGATGTAAGCGAAGTAGAAGAATTTGAAGAGATACCGATTGATAAAGCTGAAGAAAGAACTAGGGCTTCATTGAAGGTACAGGATGGTTGTGATAGTTTTTGTGCTTACTGTATTATTCCTTATACCCGCGGATCAATACGTAGTAGAGGGATAGAGGATGCTGTAAAGGAAGCTAAACGTTTAGTTTCTAATGGATTTAAAGAAATTGTTTTAACAGGAATTCATTTAGGAGCATATGGTAGGGAAAGGGAAGAAGAATTTAATTTAGTTACCTTGCTAGAAGAACTAATAAAGATTTCTGATCTTAAACGAATTAGATTAAGTTCTATTGAAGCAACGGAAGTAACTTCAGATTTAATTGATTTAATAGCCGAAGAAGAAAAACTTTGCCGTCATTTACATCTTCCTTTACAAAATGGTAGTGATAAAATTCTTGAAGCTATGAATCGTGATTATAATGCTAAGCAGTATGCTGATAAGGTGGCAGAGATAAGAAATAAGATCCCCCAGATTGCTATTACTACTGATGTAATGGTAGGTTTTCCGGGGGAAACAGAGGAAGATTTTGAAACTACTTATCAGTTGATTAAGGAGCTAGCCTTTAGTGATTTGCATGTTTTTAAATATTCTAAGCGTGAAGGTACTCCTGCAGCTAAATTTCCTAATCAGGTGCATTCAAAGGTGAAGAAGAAACGAAGTGCTAAATTAAGAGATTTGGCAGATGATCTTGCTTCTGAATATCGTAAGAAATTTTTGGGAATTGAATTGGATGTATTAGTTGAAGAAGAACGAGATGGCAGAACAGATCTTTTAACCGGTTTAACTGATAATTATCTGCGGGTAATGATTGATGATAATGATCAATATCAGGAAGAATTAGTAGATGTTAAGTTAAAGGAATTAAGAGAAGATTACTTAATTGGAGAAATTAAGAAAGATTAA
- a CDS encoding histidine triad nucleotide-binding protein, producing MSDCIFCKIANHEMDSDIVYEDGKVIAFRDLEPQAPVHILIVPKEHIATTLDLTEKDNELIGHIYQVASEIAEEEDIAEDGFRVVNNCNESGGQTVFHLHFHLLGGRNLQWPPG from the coding sequence ATGTCCGACTGCATCTTCTGTAAAATAGCTAATCATGAGATGGATAGTGATATTGTCTATGAGGATGGGAAAGTAATTGCTTTTAGAGATCTTGAACCTCAAGCGCCAGTACATATTTTAATAGTACCGAAGGAACACATTGCAACTACTTTAGATTTAACTGAGAAAGATAATGAATTAATAGGACATATTTATCAAGTAGCTAGTGAAATAGCTGAAGAAGAAGACATTGCCGAAGATGGATTTAGAGTGGTTAATAACTGTAATGAATCTGGAGGACAGACGGTTTTTCATCTACATTTTCATTTGCTGGGTGGTAGGAATTTACAGTGGCCCCCAGGTTAA
- a CDS encoding GatB/YqeY domain-containing protein yields MSLKEELLADMKEAMKSGDKQKLSVIRMARASIKNVEIDERKDLSDDELIGVLAKEVKQRKESIEEYKKAGQEDTVEELKEEIEILEEYLPEQLSEEELVDLVEEVISEVGAEDMSDMGKVMGVIMPKVKGKADGSKVNELVRERLQ; encoded by the coding sequence ATGTCCTTAAAAGAAGAATTGCTTGCTGATATGAAAGAAGCTATGAAAAGTGGAGATAAACAGAAGCTTTCAGTTATCAGAATGGCGCGAGCTTCCATTAAAAATGTAGAAATTGATGAGCGTAAGGATTTATCAGATGATGAATTAATTGGAGTGTTAGCTAAAGAAGTAAAACAGCGCAAAGAATCTATTGAAGAATATAAAAAGGCAGGACAGGAAGATACTGTTGAAGAATTAAAAGAGGAAATAGAAATTTTGGAGGAATATCTCCCTGAACAGCTTTCAGAAGAAGAATTGGTTGATTTAGTTGAAGAAGTAATTTCTGAAGTAGGAGCAGAAGATATGAGTGATATGGGCAAAGTTATGGGTGTAATTATGCCCAAGGTTAAAGGGAAAGCTGATGGCAGTAAAGTTAATGAATTAGTTAGGGAGAGACTCCAGTAG
- a CDS encoding NfeD family protein, giving the protein MVECLRINKRCLTLFLIVVMGLLFCFSAVGQTKEKIVYEIPIEGEINLGLARFVNRGINQAENSQADAVLLTVDTFGGLVKAATMIRDDILRSEVPIIAYVKNRAWSAGALITIASNDIFMDSGSSIGAAETRPKEEKYISAFRKEFETTAEKRGRDSNIAAAMVDDDIEIEGVVEKDKILTLTANEAKKLDFIIGVVDSKQDVIAAKGYSKAKIKKLTPNLREQLARFVSSPAISTILLTVGFIALMIEGITLGWGGSGTVGMLALGLYFGGRLMAGTAGVGLILLFIIGIFLLGLEVLVVPGFGLTGIGGIVAILISLFFTFESQQAAVYVLSISLLASVVGLIIAFKYFINSTIWNKIELGASQTKEEGYSSHQKSKELLGEKGRTVTPLRPAGIAKIAGKRRDVVSQGEFISDGEEIEVISVQGRRIVVKKFQVKE; this is encoded by the coding sequence ATGGTGGAGTGTTTAAGAATAAATAAGCGCTGTCTAACTTTATTCTTAATTGTGGTGATGGGATTATTATTTTGTTTTTCGGCTGTTGGTCAGACTAAGGAGAAGATTGTCTATGAAATTCCCATTGAAGGCGAAATTAATTTAGGATTAGCTAGATTTGTAAACCGCGGTATTAATCAGGCAGAAAACAGCCAGGCTGATGCTGTTTTATTGACAGTAGATACCTTTGGTGGTTTAGTTAAAGCAGCCACTATGATTAGAGATGATATTTTAAGATCTGAGGTTCCGATAATTGCTTATGTTAAGAATAGGGCTTGGTCAGCTGGAGCCCTAATAACTATAGCCAGCAATGATATTTTTATGGATTCCGGTAGTAGTATAGGAGCTGCTGAAACTCGACCTAAAGAGGAAAAGTATATTTCTGCTTTTCGAAAGGAGTTTGAGACTACTGCAGAAAAGAGAGGGCGAGATTCAAATATAGCTGCTGCTATGGTAGATGATGATATTGAAATTGAAGGTGTGGTAGAAAAAGATAAGATATTAACCTTAACAGCGAATGAAGCTAAAAAGTTAGATTTTATAATTGGAGTTGTAGATAGCAAGCAGGATGTCATAGCTGCTAAGGGTTATTCCAAAGCTAAAATTAAGAAATTAACTCCTAATCTTCGGGAACAACTGGCTCGTTTTGTTTCTAGTCCAGCAATTAGCACTATTTTATTAACTGTTGGATTTATTGCCTTAATGATTGAAGGAATTACTTTAGGTTGGGGAGGATCTGGAACAGTTGGTATGTTGGCTTTGGGATTATATTTCGGTGGACGCTTAATGGCTGGTACTGCTGGAGTAGGATTAATCTTACTTTTTATAATAGGGATTTTTCTTCTAGGATTAGAAGTTTTAGTTGTGCCGGGCTTTGGTTTAACAGGAATAGGCGGTATTGTAGCTATTTTAATTAGTCTTTTCTTTACTTTTGAAAGTCAGCAGGCGGCGGTTTATGTTTTAAGTATTTCATTATTAGCTAGTGTAGTAGGTTTAATAATAGCTTTTAAATACTTTATTAATAGTACTATTTGGAATAAAATCGAATTGGGAGCTTCTCAAACAAAGGAAGAAGGTTATTCTAGTCATCAGAAGTCTAAGGAGTTGCTTGGTGAAAAGGGAAGAACAGTTACTCCACTTAGACCAGCAGGAATTGCTAAAATAGCAGGAAAAAGAAGGGATGTAGTTTCCCAAGGAGAATTTATTTCTGATGGCGAAGAAATAGAAGTGATATCAGTTCAAGGTAGGAGAATAGTAGTTAAAAAATTTCAAGTTAAGGAGTGA
- the floA gene encoding flotillin-like protein FloA (flotillin-like protein involved in membrane lipid rafts) — MLTLVAVILGLVGFIWLFSYVIPVGLWLSALASGVKVGIGTLIGMRFRRVPPAEIVRPMIKSHKAGVKLGIDRLEAHYLAGGNVDRVVDALIAAERADIDLTFERTAAIDLAGRDVLEAVQMSVNPKVIQTPMVTAVAMDGIQVQANARVTVRANIDQLVGGAGEETILARVGEGIVTTVGSSDAHTKVLENPDSISKTVLEKGLDSGTAFEILSIDIADVDVGKNIGAQLQTDQAEADKEIAQAKAEERRAMAVAQEQEMKAEVQEKRAKVVEAEAEVPLAISQALREGKMGVMDYLNYQNIKADTEMRNSISGEEEDVTVDDEE, encoded by the coding sequence ATGTTAACTTTAGTTGCTGTAATTTTGGGTTTGGTTGGATTTATATGGTTATTTAGTTATGTGATTCCAGTGGGGCTTTGGTTATCTGCTTTAGCTTCTGGAGTTAAAGTTGGCATCGGGACTTTGATTGGAATGCGCTTTAGAAGGGTACCACCTGCAGAGATAGTACGACCGATGATTAAGTCACATAAAGCTGGAGTAAAACTGGGAATTGACCGTTTGGAAGCTCATTATTTAGCCGGTGGAAATGTAGATCGAGTAGTTGATGCTTTAATTGCTGCTGAGAGAGCCGATATAGATCTTACCTTTGAGCGGACGGCAGCTATCGATTTGGCTGGTAGAGATGTGTTAGAAGCTGTACAAATGAGTGTTAACCCGAAAGTAATTCAGACACCTATGGTAACGGCTGTAGCTATGGATGGAATTCAGGTTCAAGCTAATGCTCGAGTTACAGTTAGAGCTAATATTGATCAGCTTGTTGGTGGGGCTGGAGAAGAAACAATTTTAGCTCGAGTCGGAGAGGGAATTGTTACCACTGTTGGTTCATCTGATGCTCATACTAAAGTATTAGAAAATCCTGATTCTATTTCAAAGACAGTACTAGAAAAGGGACTAGATTCCGGTACAGCATTTGAAATTTTATCGATTGATATTGCTGATGTTGATGTTGGTAAGAATATTGGAGCCCAGTTGCAGACTGACCAGGCTGAAGCCGATAAAGAGATCGCTCAGGCTAAGGCTGAAGAACGTCGTGCTATGGCTGTAGCTCAGGAACAGGAAATGAAAGCGGAAGTACAGGAGAAGAGAGCTAAAGTAGTTGAAGCGGAAGCAGAAGTACCACTAGCTATATCTCAAGCACTACGAGAAGGAAAGATGGGAGTTATGGATTATTTAAATTATCAGAATATAAAAGCTGATACTGAAATGAGAAATAGCATCTCTGGTGAAGAAGAGGATGTAACGGTAGATGATGAAGAGTAG
- a CDS encoding SulP family inorganic anion transporter, protein MFQNFIRMTKDYGPIDLKDDLVAGLSVATIALPQNMAYALIVGVDPVYGLYTSIVSMIIATFVGVSNYMVVGPANMIAVAIASSLAPLNGINYLQGVLLLTLMVGLIQIILGVLKLGDLVKYISHSVIVGLTTGVALMIGIGQLGSFLGLTVERSTNIFITLYQIIIKLSQLNYYSLSIGILTMIIIVSSKRIDSRLPSYLLAVVVSMLITYLFNLDQELKVINQFSSSLPSFDLIKVNFTLIRKLFVSALSIAILGFIQVVSIVKSLEKETGQEVNLNREFIGQGIINTTCSFFSSFAISGSFTNSFANYEAGAKTRFSELIIAVIMLLFIILFNSLVEYIPISTLSAIVIIVAYNMIDIPEIIKTFKTTKYDAVVLSVTLLTTILAPRLDYAIYLGVLISTIIVLKDTSDINYSHISYEQEESKFVHQDFEEVKNDELIVINLSGNLNFNSSENLKEELDESFQENKIFVIRTRNVESIDFTTIRELDKFIDRVQNHGGDVMICGLGDDIFEPLEESGVIDKVNRSNVFRAGDYIFSSTQEAINKAEDRKD, encoded by the coding sequence ATGTTTCAGAACTTTATAAGAATGACTAAAGATTACGGTCCAATAGATTTAAAAGACGATTTAGTAGCTGGTTTATCAGTGGCAACTATTGCCCTACCACAGAATATGGCTTATGCTTTGATTGTAGGTGTTGACCCTGTTTATGGTCTCTATACTTCTATAGTTTCTATGATTATTGCTACTTTTGTTGGAGTTTCAAATTATATGGTTGTTGGGCCAGCTAATATGATTGCTGTAGCTATAGCCAGTAGTTTAGCTCCTTTAAATGGAATTAATTATCTACAAGGAGTATTACTCTTAACACTAATGGTAGGACTAATTCAGATAATTTTAGGGGTTTTAAAGTTAGGAGATTTAGTTAAATATATTTCCCATTCAGTAATTGTTGGCCTGACAACAGGAGTTGCTTTAATGATTGGTATCGGGCAGTTAGGTAGTTTTTTAGGCCTGACAGTGGAAAGAAGTACAAATATTTTTATAACATTATACCAAATAATAATTAAGCTTAGTCAGCTTAATTATTATTCTTTATCAATTGGTATTTTAACAATGATAATTATTGTAAGTAGTAAAAGAATAGATTCTAGGTTGCCTTCATATTTGTTAGCAGTTGTTGTTTCTATGTTAATAACTTATTTATTTAATTTAGATCAGGAATTAAAAGTAATTAATCAATTTTCTTCTTCTTTACCTAGTTTTGATTTAATCAAAGTTAATTTCACTTTGATAAGGAAGTTATTTGTTTCGGCTTTATCTATTGCGATTTTGGGTTTTATTCAAGTAGTTTCAATAGTTAAATCTTTAGAAAAAGAGACTGGTCAGGAAGTAAATCTAAATCGAGAATTTATAGGGCAGGGAATTATTAATACTACTTGTTCTTTTTTCAGTAGCTTTGCTATTTCCGGTTCATTTACAAATTCCTTTGCTAATTATGAAGCTGGTGCTAAAACAAGATTTTCGGAATTAATTATTGCAGTGATTATGTTACTATTTATTATCTTATTTAATTCTTTAGTAGAATATATTCCTATTTCTACTCTATCAGCAATAGTAATTATAGTAGCCTATAATATGATAGATATACCAGAGATAATTAAAACCTTTAAAACTACAAAATATGATGCAGTAGTTCTTTCGGTGACACTATTGACTACTATTTTGGCTCCACGGTTGGATTATGCTATTTATTTAGGAGTATTAATTTCTACTATTATAGTCTTAAAGGATACTAGTGATATTAATTATTCTCATATTAGTTATGAACAAGAAGAGAGCAAATTTGTTCATCAAGATTTTGAAGAGGTTAAGAATGATGAATTAATAGTTATCAACCTGTCAGGTAATTTAAACTTTAACTCATCAGAGAATTTAAAAGAAGAATTAGATGAAAGCTTCCAGGAGAATAAGATCTTTGTTATTAGAACTCGAAATGTAGAAAGTATCGATTTTACTACTATTAGAGAATTAGATAAATTTATTGATCGGGTACAAAACCATGGTGGCGATGTAATGATTTGTGGGTTAGGAGATGATATTTTTGAACCACTAGAAGAATCAGGTGTAATTGATAAAGTTAACCGCAGTAATGTCTTTAGAGCTGGTGACTATATCTTTTCGTCGACTCAGGAAGCTATCAATAAAGCAGAAGATCGGAAAGATTAA
- a CDS encoding SLC13 family permease — MDIGMIIVSTIVLLAVILFLLEPLRLDILALSIPVVLVLLQPWTKISTEEALSGFANKATITILAMFILSEGVQRSGLVRSLGDKIAQITTGSEMSQVGIITGLSGTIAGILNNTPLVAIFIPMVTNLARKTKTSPSKLLIPLSYASMMGGVMTLIGTSTNLLASDLSARLIDHPFSMFEFTPLGGVVLLVGIIYLVTIGWRLIPDRIDPQENLIDEYKMRDFLTEVVIEEDSPLVNKSVGETLNKTELDLDLVQIIRSGEQFVEPLAAKVFQAGDHLVIRTDQDTLLEVMNAEGLRLIPEIRITRKQLEEPIKGHKVVETVIPHGSFMEGQTLEKVNFLERYNSTVLAIRRGHELTHKLMSEITLKAGDVLLLLAGEKTLDRLRSNRNFIISREIDSTDYRRSKIPIALGILFTVIISAALGLTPIVVSALAGVIAMVATGCVKSSEIYKAINWEVIFLLAGLIPLGIAMEKTGTAQYIAQQVLEIAGFFPPVVTLGIFYLLTALLTNIISNNASVLLMIPIAVDAAQQIGASPFSFVLAVTFAASTAFLTPVGYQTNLMVYGPGGYRFRDFVVIGAPLQLLLTIITPIFIALIWGV; from the coding sequence GTGGATATTGGAATGATTATTGTTAGTACTATAGTCTTACTAGCAGTAATTCTCTTCTTATTGGAACCGCTGCGGTTAGATATTTTAGCTTTATCGATTCCGGTAGTTCTTGTGCTCTTGCAGCCATGGACAAAGATATCTACTGAAGAAGCTTTATCGGGATTTGCGAATAAGGCTACAATTACCATCTTAGCTATGTTTATTCTAAGTGAAGGTGTTCAACGTAGTGGTTTAGTTCGTAGTTTAGGAGATAAAATTGCCCAAATTACTACTGGCAGTGAAATGAGTCAAGTAGGGATTATTACGGGCCTGTCTGGAACCATTGCTGGAATTCTCAATAATACACCGTTAGTAGCGATTTTCATTCCAATGGTGACTAATCTAGCACGTAAGACTAAGACTTCTCCGTCTAAATTATTAATTCCCCTCTCTTATGCTTCTATGATGGGAGGGGTTATGACTTTAATCGGAACTTCTACTAATCTTTTGGCTAGTGATTTGTCTGCTCGTTTGATTGACCATCCATTTTCTATGTTTGAATTTACCCCTTTGGGGGGAGTAGTCTTATTAGTAGGAATTATTTATTTAGTAACAATAGGATGGAGACTGATTCCAGATCGAATTGATCCTCAAGAGAACTTAATTGATGAGTATAAAATGCGAGATTTTCTGACTGAGGTTGTAATTGAAGAAGATTCACCGTTAGTGAACAAAAGTGTAGGAGAAACTCTAAATAAAACAGAATTAGACTTAGATTTGGTTCAGATTATTAGAAGTGGTGAACAATTTGTTGAACCACTAGCTGCTAAAGTATTTCAGGCTGGGGATCATTTAGTTATTAGAACTGATCAGGATACTTTGCTTGAAGTGATGAATGCTGAAGGATTAAGGTTAATACCGGAGATTAGAATTACTCGAAAGCAGTTAGAAGAGCCAATTAAAGGTCATAAAGTAGTAGAAACTGTTATTCCTCATGGTTCTTTTATGGAAGGGCAGACTTTAGAGAAAGTAAATTTTTTGGAGCGGTATAATAGTACAGTACTGGCCATTAGGCGGGGACATGAATTGACACATAAATTAATGTCAGAGATTACGTTAAAAGCTGGAGATGTTCTATTGTTACTAGCTGGTGAGAAGACGTTGGATCGACTACGCAGCAATCGTAATTTCATTATTTCTCGTGAGATTGATTCGACAGATTATCGTCGTTCGAAAATACCTATTGCTTTAGGAATTCTATTTACAGTAATTATATCAGCTGCTTTAGGATTAACTCCAATTGTAGTTTCTGCTTTAGCTGGAGTAATAGCTATGGTAGCTACTGGATGTGTTAAATCATCTGAAATTTATAAAGCTATAAATTGGGAAGTGATCTTTCTTTTAGCTGGATTAATTCCACTGGGAATTGCTATGGAGAAAACTGGAACTGCTCAATATATTGCTCAACAAGTATTAGAGATAGCTGGTTTTTTCCCCCCAGTTGTTACTTTAGGAATTTTCTATTTGTTGACTGCTCTATTAACTAATATTATTAGTAATAATGCTAGTGTGTTACTGATGATTCCTATTGCTGTAGATGCTGCTCAACAAATAGGGGCCAGTCCCTTTTCTTTTGTTCTAGCGGTGACATTTGCTGCTAGTACAGCTTTTTTAACGCCAGTAGGTTATCAGACAAATTTAATGGTTTACGGCCCAGGAGGTTACCGTTTTCGAGATTTTGTAGTAATTGGCGCGCCACTTCAATTGTTATTAACAATTATAACTCCTATTTTTATCGCTCTAATTTGGGGAGTCTAA
- the yqfC gene encoding sporulation protein YqfC has product MSKDRKITEKIKNKFADFFEMPKDIVLDAPQISMIGNMDLVLKNHRGIIEYTQEKIRVRINKGQVVICGEELIIANLTKEMVSVKGQIVDVSFKFN; this is encoded by the coding sequence TTGTCCAAAGATAGAAAGATTACTGAAAAAATCAAGAACAAATTTGCTGACTTTTTTGAAATGCCAAAAGATATAGTTTTGGATGCCCCCCAAATTTCTATGATTGGAAATATGGATTTAGTATTGAAAAATCATCGAGGAATTATTGAGTATACTCAAGAAAAGATTCGAGTTAGGATTAATAAAGGACAGGTTGTTATTTGCGGGGAGGAATTAATTATTGCAAATTTAACTAAGGAAATGGTTAGTGTCAAAGGACAGATTGTAGATGTTAGCTTTAAATTTAATTAA
- the yqfD gene encoding sporulation protein YqfD, giving the protein MIFKLLYLLQGYVIIRIEGYGKEKLINFLMRSDFRIWKVKHKRDHFEARLKMKDFKEIRPYVKRADCQVRIKSKHGFPYWLKKLKFRKSLFIGSIVAVIVLYLLSSFIWLVDIHGLSDLSEEEIMNLLKDSGFEYGMLKHKVDVKGLEDTLEDHRKVVWADIELQGTKLDVEVVEKVLVEDKDRANKVVDVVAKKAGLVEEVIVLKGESVVKEGELVQPGEKLISGIRKYYPQVPSQEELSEEERQKLEPKVEKMVANGIVKAKVWYRSYAETRLIDYHKQQTDEVVDSVSIKYGNLEFNIYGPDRPPFAQFKVEKMVKSLPSWRNIDFPIELIRRRYIKVKEFKEKQNLTEAKQLAKRKALQKVLDEIDEEAVVINKEFEIISENQEVNNIIRVKALVTTKEDIALQKVKNVQ; this is encoded by the coding sequence GTGATCTTTAAATTATTATACTTATTGCAGGGGTATGTAATAATTAGAATTGAAGGCTATGGAAAAGAAAAGTTAATTAACTTTTTGATGCGTAGTGATTTTAGAATTTGGAAGGTTAAACATAAAAGAGATCACTTTGAAGCTAGATTAAAAATGAAGGATTTTAAAGAAATTCGCCCCTATGTAAAAAGAGCAGATTGTCAGGTAAGGATTAAGTCTAAACATGGTTTTCCTTATTGGCTTAAGAAATTGAAGTTTAGAAAATCACTATTTATCGGTTCAATAGTAGCAGTTATAGTACTTTATTTATTATCTTCTTTTATTTGGTTAGTTGATATTCATGGTTTATCAGATCTTTCTGAAGAGGAAATAATGAATTTATTAAAGGATTCTGGTTTTGAATATGGAATGTTAAAGCATAAAGTAGATGTAAAAGGATTGGAAGATACACTTGAAGACCATCGTAAGGTAGTTTGGGCTGATATTGAGCTGCAGGGTACTAAATTAGATGTTGAAGTGGTAGAAAAGGTATTAGTTGAAGACAAGGATAGAGCTAATAAAGTAGTAGATGTAGTAGCTAAAAAAGCGGGATTAGTTGAAGAAGTTATTGTTTTGAAGGGAGAATCCGTCGTTAAAGAAGGAGAATTAGTACAACCAGGAGAAAAATTAATTAGCGGGATTAGAAAGTATTATCCGCAGGTTCCTTCCCAAGAAGAATTATCAGAAGAAGAGAGGCAAAAGTTAGAGCCTAAGGTAGAGAAGATGGTAGCTAATGGAATAGTTAAGGCTAAAGTATGGTACCGCAGCTACGCTGAAACTAGATTGATTGATTATCATAAACAACAAACTGATGAAGTAGTAGATAGTGTCAGTATAAAGTATGGGAATTTGGAGTTTAACATTTATGGACCAGATAGACCTCCCTTTGCTCAATTTAAGGTGGAGAAGATGGTTAAATCTTTACCGTCATGGAGGAATATTGATTTCCCTATCGAATTAATTAGAAGAAGATATATTAAAGTTAAAGAGTTTAAGGAGAAACAAAATTTAACAGAGGCGAAACAATTAGCTAAAAGGAAAGCTTTACAGAAAGTATTAGATGAAATTGATGAAGAAGCAGTAGTAATCAATAAGGAATTTGAAATAATATCTGAGAACCAAGAAGTAAATAATATAATTAGAGTTAAAGCATTAGTTACAACTAAAGAGGATATTGCATTACAGAAAGTAAAAAATGTTCAGTAG
- a CDS encoding PhoH family protein, producing the protein MELEQEEIVLPTNEVAKKIFGKHDQNLKLIEEEFEVDIFARGNKIQIEGEKKEVQRVAELFEELNKIIGKNHTLDKREMEYAIELATEDKFDLEEVYSDVVQVTYQGQKIKPKTLGQKIYIDAIRSHDIVFGIGPAGTGKTYLAVVMAVNALMTNQINRIVLTRPAIEAGENLGFLPGDLQEKVDPYLRPLYDSLYDVLGTQKVTELLEQDIIEIAPLAYMRGRTLKNSFVILDEAQNTTSAQMKMFLTRLGVNSKAVINGDITQVDLPKHNASGLAQVRTILKHIEGIKFVHLTNKDVVRHRLVKEIIDAYETL; encoded by the coding sequence CTGGAATTGGAGCAAGAAGAGATAGTATTACCAACTAATGAAGTAGCTAAGAAAATTTTTGGGAAACATGACCAGAATCTAAAATTGATTGAGGAAGAATTTGAGGTTGACATTTTTGCTCGAGGTAATAAAATACAGATTGAAGGTGAGAAAAAAGAAGTTCAAAGGGTGGCTGAATTATTTGAAGAATTAAATAAAATTATCGGTAAGAATCATACTTTGGATAAGCGAGAAATGGAGTATGCTATTGAATTAGCTACTGAAGATAAATTTGATTTAGAAGAAGTTTATTCTGATGTAGTTCAGGTTACTTATCAAGGGCAAAAGATAAAGCCTAAGACTTTGGGGCAGAAAATATATATTGATGCTATTCGTAGTCATGATATTGTTTTTGGAATTGGGCCAGCTGGTACAGGTAAGACTTATCTAGCAGTAGTAATGGCTGTTAATGCTTTAATGACCAATCAGATAAATAGAATTGTACTAACAAGACCTGCTATTGAGGCTGGTGAGAACTTAGGTTTTTTACCTGGAGATCTTCAGGAGAAAGTAGATCCTTATCTTAGACCTCTTTATGATAGTTTGTATGATGTTTTAGGTACTCAAAAAGTAACTGAACTTTTAGAGCAGGATATTATAGAAATAGCTCCTTTAGCCTATATGCGGGGAAGAACACTAAAGAATTCATTTGTTATTTTAGATGAGGCTCAGAATACGACTTCAGCTCAGATGAAGATGTTTTTGACTAGGTTAGGAGTTAATTCTAAAGCCGTAATTAATGGTGATATTACTCAAGTTGATCTTCCTAAGCATAATGCTTCTGGTTTGGCACAAGTACGTACAATTTTAAAGCATATCGAAGGAATTAAATTTGTTCACTTAACTAATAAGGATGTAGTACGGCATCGTCTGGTAAAAGAAATCATTGATGCGTATGAAACCCTATAG